A single window of Oerskovia paurometabola DNA harbors:
- a CDS encoding DUF998 domain-containing protein: MRSAQALRTGRTSPLVTVAQVLLTLAGILYVGVVLEAAAGWPLDPARSYLSELAALDQPTSALFRGTDLAAGALVVTGLAVLGVAYRRRRAAGHPAATLLQRVTAWALVVFGLATMADALLPLDCALSVGSCAAREDAGVLSPAHQAHTFSSVASGIGSFVASAGVVWLARSRRRTLLGFTARLAGALGPVLGVVTGTIGMFGSPLPLGTGIAQRIQIVAFSVVLVLAVQVLRIPAASSTASSEAGPRDA, from the coding sequence GTGAGGTCCGCGCAGGCCCTCCGGACCGGACGCACCAGCCCGCTCGTCACGGTCGCCCAGGTCCTCCTGACCCTCGCGGGGATCCTCTACGTCGGGGTCGTCCTGGAGGCTGCCGCCGGGTGGCCCCTCGACCCGGCCCGCTCCTACCTGTCCGAGCTCGCCGCGCTCGACCAGCCGACGTCCGCGCTGTTCCGGGGCACCGACCTCGCCGCCGGGGCCCTCGTGGTGACGGGCCTCGCGGTCCTGGGCGTCGCGTACCGGCGTCGGCGTGCGGCCGGACACCCGGCGGCGACCCTCCTGCAGCGGGTGACGGCCTGGGCGCTCGTGGTGTTCGGGCTCGCCACCATGGCCGACGCCCTGCTGCCGCTCGACTGTGCCCTGTCGGTCGGGAGCTGCGCCGCGCGCGAGGACGCAGGGGTCCTGAGCCCGGCCCACCAGGCGCACACGTTCTCGAGCGTCGCGTCGGGGATCGGCTCGTTCGTCGCGAGCGCAGGCGTCGTGTGGCTCGCGCGTTCCCGACGGCGCACCCTCCTCGGGTTCACGGCCCGCCTCGCCGGCGCCCTGGGGCCCGTCCTGGGCGTCGTGACCGGCACGATCGGCATGTTCGGCAGCCCGCTGCCCCTCGGCACGGGCATCGCGCAGCGCATCCAGATCGTCGCGTTCTCGGTCGTCCTGGTCCTCGCGGTGCAGGTCCTGCGGATCCCCGCAGCCTCATCCACAGCCTCCTCCGAGGCGGGTCCCAGGGACGCGTGA
- the lysX gene encoding bifunctional lysylphosphatidylglycerol synthetase/lysine--tRNA ligase LysX — protein sequence MPRSTSLSRTSAPPWAETVASWAGRIVQAVAFWLVLALVLLLFAPGFVRTVSDWLAVLNIPTFPSVFSVVLVGVIASGLLRRQRAALWFVVVVWQFPVAVLGLAVGLLWVFDEDKQALRADGLVLSPLEIASWVVAVVAVVLLIAARSAFPARVSKGAWWRAILVLVGGVAVSAFLTLLLLEVVPNSLHGIRNRVNWSLSVALGLKPSDYPLHADGSGPGWLALVAGLVSALALVLAIAVFMRSAPHDAKVEAADELAVRKLLLEHPSDDSLEYFATRWDRSAIFSQDQRAAVSYRVISGVCLAAGDPIGDKASWPDAIEQWRAHARRFGWVPAVLSTSELGAKAFQAVDLHPIALGDEAIINTRTFTLDGPAMRSVRHAVARPEREGYRVLVRRQAEIPADELAALVAAADEWRHGEERGFSMSLSRLGDAADPREMIVSAHDAEGNPRGLLSFVPWGRRGLSLDVMRRHPQAVSGVTELMVTELVKAGRGAGVDRISMNFAMFRGSFEQGARIGATPIQRFNRRVLLIASRFWQLDSLYKSNEKYLPDWKPRLLCFQNAGQLTQVIFAVGQAEGFLPNTPNLFHRRDRSPDLHRPEVSAAFAEAVRAQETALLTVSAPTRRLTEQQATRHAKLGVLRAAGMEPYPVSVPRTVSIGEAVRRGHSIGQTQGAPVPDGAAPAGTSTSPGDVAPQGDVSVVGRVVRLRDHGGVIFADLREGTDEIQVMFTADRPGPDLGLWRRAVDLGDQVSVTGDLTRSRRGELSLHASAWQMASKALTSPPDKHRGLADAEAKVRLKHMELALDTRTAQILRGRSKAVKSLRDSLAARDFIEVETPILQRVHGGANARPFTTHINAYDLDLYLRIAPELFLKRLAIGGVGRVFELGRNFRNEGVDATHNPEFTSLEAYQAYGDYTTMRELTRDLIVEAAVAVHGEPVSRRADGTVVRLDGEWPVRTVHGAVSRAVGQEVTPDTPMATLQAICEEKGVHFTPDMTHGAIVTELYDAFVEGQTVEPTFYTDFPLETSPLTRTHRRDPRLAERWDLVAFGAELGTAYSELIDPVDQRNRLTQQSLLAAAGDPEAMEVDEEFLSALEFAMPPTGGLGIGVDRVYMMLIGASIRETLAFPFVRPSGRG from the coding sequence ATGCCCCGCTCGACCTCCCTCTCTCGCACCTCCGCCCCACCCTGGGCGGAGACCGTCGCCTCGTGGGCGGGGAGGATCGTGCAGGCCGTGGCCTTCTGGCTCGTGCTCGCCCTGGTCCTGCTGCTGTTCGCCCCGGGCTTCGTCCGGACGGTGAGCGACTGGTTGGCGGTCCTGAACATCCCCACGTTCCCGAGCGTGTTCTCGGTGGTCCTGGTCGGCGTGATCGCGAGCGGCCTGCTGCGGCGCCAGCGCGCGGCGCTGTGGTTCGTGGTGGTGGTGTGGCAGTTCCCGGTCGCGGTGCTGGGGCTCGCCGTGGGCCTGCTGTGGGTCTTCGACGAGGACAAGCAGGCGCTGCGCGCGGACGGGCTGGTCCTGTCCCCCCTCGAGATCGCGTCGTGGGTCGTGGCCGTCGTGGCGGTGGTCCTGCTGATCGCGGCCCGGTCCGCGTTCCCGGCCCGGGTCAGCAAGGGTGCGTGGTGGCGGGCGATCCTCGTGCTCGTGGGCGGCGTGGCCGTCTCGGCGTTCCTCACGCTCCTGCTGCTCGAGGTCGTGCCGAACTCCCTGCACGGGATCCGCAACCGGGTGAACTGGAGCCTGTCCGTCGCGCTGGGTCTCAAGCCCAGCGACTACCCGTTGCACGCCGACGGCTCCGGTCCCGGGTGGCTCGCGCTCGTCGCGGGCCTGGTCTCGGCGCTCGCCCTGGTGCTCGCGATCGCGGTCTTCATGCGTTCGGCCCCGCACGACGCCAAGGTCGAGGCAGCCGACGAGCTCGCGGTGCGCAAGCTCCTGCTCGAGCACCCGAGCGACGACTCGCTCGAGTACTTCGCGACGCGCTGGGACCGGAGCGCGATCTTCTCCCAGGACCAGCGGGCGGCCGTGTCCTACCGGGTGATCTCCGGCGTGTGCCTCGCGGCGGGCGACCCGATCGGCGACAAGGCGAGCTGGCCCGACGCGATCGAGCAGTGGCGCGCGCACGCCCGCCGGTTCGGCTGGGTGCCTGCGGTCCTGTCGACGAGCGAGCTGGGGGCCAAGGCCTTCCAGGCCGTGGACCTGCACCCGATCGCCCTGGGCGACGAGGCCATCATCAACACGCGGACGTTCACGCTCGACGGCCCGGCGATGCGCTCGGTGCGGCACGCGGTCGCACGCCCCGAGCGCGAGGGCTACCGGGTCCTGGTGCGCCGCCAGGCCGAGATCCCGGCCGACGAGCTCGCTGCTCTGGTCGCCGCGGCCGACGAGTGGCGGCACGGCGAGGAGCGGGGCTTCTCGATGTCGTTGAGCCGCCTCGGGGACGCCGCCGACCCGCGCGAGATGATCGTCTCCGCGCACGACGCCGAGGGGAACCCCCGCGGGCTCCTGTCGTTCGTGCCGTGGGGCCGCCGCGGCCTGTCGCTCGACGTCATGCGCCGCCACCCGCAGGCCGTCAGCGGCGTCACCGAGCTCATGGTGACCGAGCTCGTCAAGGCCGGCCGCGGGGCGGGCGTCGACCGGATCTCGATGAACTTCGCGATGTTCCGCGGCTCGTTCGAGCAGGGCGCGCGCATCGGCGCGACCCCGATCCAGCGTTTCAACCGCCGGGTGCTGCTCATCGCGTCGCGGTTCTGGCAGCTCGACTCGCTGTACAAGTCGAACGAGAAGTACCTGCCGGACTGGAAGCCGCGACTGCTGTGCTTCCAGAACGCGGGCCAGCTCACGCAGGTCATCTTCGCGGTGGGCCAGGCCGAGGGCTTCCTGCCGAACACCCCGAACCTGTTCCACCGCCGCGACCGCTCGCCGGACCTGCACCGGCCCGAGGTCTCCGCGGCCTTCGCCGAGGCGGTGCGCGCCCAGGAGACCGCGCTGCTCACGGTCTCCGCCCCCACGCGTCGCCTGACCGAGCAGCAGGCCACGCGCCACGCGAAGCTCGGCGTGCTGCGCGCGGCGGGCATGGAGCCCTACCCCGTCTCCGTCCCGCGCACCGTCTCGATCGGCGAGGCGGTGCGCCGGGGCCACTCGATCGGGCAGACGCAGGGCGCGCCGGTGCCCGACGGCGCGGCACCGGCCGGGACGAGCACGTCGCCGGGCGACGTGGCCCCCCAGGGCGACGTGTCCGTCGTCGGGCGTGTGGTGCGCCTGCGCGACCACGGCGGCGTGATCTTCGCGGACCTGCGCGAGGGGACCGACGAGATCCAGGTCATGTTCACGGCCGACCGCCCCGGTCCCGACCTGGGGCTCTGGCGGCGCGCGGTCGACCTGGGCGACCAGGTGAGCGTCACGGGCGACCTGACCCGCAGCCGCCGCGGCGAGCTGTCGCTGCACGCGAGCGCGTGGCAGATGGCGTCCAAGGCCCTGACCTCGCCGCCCGACAAGCACCGCGGCCTCGCCGACGCCGAGGCCAAGGTCAGGCTCAAGCACATGGAGCTGGCCCTCGACACCCGGACCGCGCAGATCCTGCGCGGACGCAGCAAGGCCGTGAAGTCTCTGCGCGACTCGCTCGCGGCCCGCGACTTCATCGAGGTCGAGACCCCGATCCTGCAGCGCGTGCACGGCGGTGCGAACGCCCGACCCTTCACGACGCACATCAACGCGTACGACCTCGACCTGTACCTGCGCATCGCGCCCGAGCTGTTCCTCAAGCGGCTCGCGATCGGCGGCGTCGGTCGGGTCTTCGAGCTGGGCCGCAACTTCCGCAACGAGGGTGTCGACGCGACCCACAACCCCGAGTTCACGTCGCTCGAGGCGTACCAGGCGTACGGCGACTACACGACGATGCGCGAGCTCACACGCGACCTCATCGTCGAGGCCGCGGTCGCCGTGCACGGCGAACCGGTCTCCCGCCGGGCGGACGGGACCGTGGTCCGGCTCGACGGCGAGTGGCCCGTCCGTACCGTGCACGGGGCCGTGTCCCGTGCCGTGGGCCAGGAGGTCACGCCGGACACCCCGATGGCCACGCTCCAGGCGATCTGCGAGGAGAAGGGCGTCCACTTCACGCCCGACATGACGCACGGAGCGATCGTGACCGAGCTCTACGACGCGTTCGTCGAGGGGCAGACGGTCGAGCCGACCTTCTACACCGACTTCCCGCTCGAGACCTCTCCCCTGACCCGCACGCACCGCCGCGACCCGCGGCTCGCCGAGCGGTGGGACCTCGTGGCGTTCGGCGCCGAGCTGGGCACCGCCTACTCGGAGCTCATCGACCCCGTGGACCAGCGCAACCGGCTCACGCAGCAGTCGCTGCTCGCCGCGGCGGGCGACCCCGAGGCCATGGAGGTCGACGAGGAGTTCCTGTCCGCCCTCGAGTTCGCGATGCCGCCCACGGGCGGGCTCGGGATCGGGGTGGACCGCGTCTACATGATGCTCATCGGGGCGAGCATCCGCGAGACGCTCGCGTTCCCGTTCGTCCGCCCGTCGGGGCGGGGCTGA
- a CDS encoding alpha/beta fold hydrolase, protein MTTATPPPATWVILPGLLLAPSDMEPLARVVRDQFPAATVLVLDSWETAVTAPVAAIRASLGLAGRHASASIGLVGHSVGGLAAIEWALSFPEELGAVVLLDPTAPFLPRRPERPAPVGATLLAERLVHAGGTLLSRCGAVTRRGPALRRRAWYDGTHRPDPMPDDEAARRYGTPEAWRLLVGQYEQSWSQAERVTELFADRSDALDLLAVRPVQLVGWGTRGQGPFLREERELGARLGAQVYGLPGEGHLFPLTRPDVVAQVLRGEVPDGALAPDADAAFR, encoded by the coding sequence ATGACGACGGCGACCCCGCCCCCCGCCACGTGGGTCATCCTGCCCGGCCTCCTGCTGGCCCCCTCCGACATGGAGCCGCTCGCGCGCGTGGTGCGGGACCAGTTCCCGGCCGCGACCGTGCTCGTGCTCGACTCGTGGGAGACCGCCGTCACCGCGCCCGTCGCCGCGATCCGGGCGTCGCTCGGCCTGGCCGGTCGGCATGCGTCCGCGAGCATCGGCCTCGTGGGGCACAGCGTCGGCGGTCTCGCCGCGATCGAGTGGGCGCTGTCGTTCCCCGAGGAGCTCGGGGCCGTGGTCCTGCTCGACCCGACGGCTCCGTTCCTGCCGCGACGTCCCGAGCGGCCCGCCCCGGTCGGCGCGACGCTGCTCGCCGAGAGGCTCGTCCACGCGGGCGGCACCCTGCTCTCGCGTTGCGGGGCGGTGACGAGGCGCGGGCCTGCGCTGCGCCGTCGGGCCTGGTACGACGGCACGCACCGCCCCGACCCCATGCCCGACGACGAGGCCGCCCGCCGCTACGGCACGCCGGAGGCCTGGCGCCTGCTGGTGGGGCAGTACGAGCAGAGCTGGTCGCAGGCCGAGCGTGTCACCGAGCTGTTCGCCGACCGCTCCGACGCGCTCGACCTGCTCGCGGTACGCCCCGTCCAGCTCGTCGGGTGGGGGACGCGCGGGCAGGGCCCGTTCCTGCGGGAGGAGCGCGAGCTCGGGGCGCGCCTGGGCGCGCAGGTCTACGGCCTCCCGGGGGAGGGGCACCTGTTCCCGCTCACGAGGCCCGACGTCGTCGCGCAGGTCCTGCGTGGAGAGGTCCCCGACGGGGCGCTCGCACCCGACGCGGACGCCGCCTTCCGGTAG
- a CDS encoding M15 family metallopeptidase produces the protein METSAPVQQRPHGAAPTPTRRQRQAELRARELAAAGREGRPPADHLQVEHRHTAMTRPATFAVPQAAPHPAPLVPFPVPTAATPVAPAPQVAVTVAPRTAPFPPTGIRRAAPEAVAPLQTPSGEIPVVMVPAPTPLRSAPTPVVAAGPADASTTPALDGPVFPPLSRRERKSGAPATAATPVAPATPARGTLFGSRLVARAATGAAFVGALACVPMIIPGTASGDLAPGGQQADLADDEGTNTTTLAADDDMIAKAEALLARAEASSTPTHELETARAELVALKESILAERSEGSQRASRSTERASLADSVEVADTTVAQDEVATGPVTTADLGQAMDKMAMQLNDFGETSKSVVTPAPATPAELAAERRVRAATLLDQCGSANFANGKIPASALTSLSFAPRHSLRCDAAAMLEELSAAYAQRFGAAIPMTDSYRSFSEQVSTRAAKPGLAAVPGTSNHGWGLAIDLAAPASSPGSAQYKWLRANAPLYGWDNPAWARPNGSKPEPWHFEYAAGW, from the coding sequence GTGGAAACGTCCGCACCGGTCCAGCAGCGCCCGCACGGCGCGGCGCCGACCCCCACGCGGCGTCAACGTCAGGCCGAGCTTCGCGCGCGAGAGCTCGCCGCGGCCGGACGCGAAGGACGCCCTCCCGCCGACCACCTGCAGGTCGAGCACCGGCACACCGCCATGACGCGTCCCGCGACGTTCGCCGTGCCGCAGGCCGCGCCCCACCCGGCCCCTCTCGTACCGTTCCCCGTGCCGACCGCAGCCACCCCGGTCGCCCCCGCTCCGCAGGTCGCCGTCACGGTAGCGCCTCGGACCGCTCCGTTCCCGCCGACCGGCATCCGGCGCGCGGCCCCTGAGGCCGTGGCACCGCTCCAGACCCCCTCGGGCGAGATCCCCGTCGTCATGGTCCCCGCGCCGACCCCTCTGCGCTCGGCTCCGACGCCGGTCGTCGCCGCCGGACCGGCAGACGCCTCCACGACGCCGGCGCTCGACGGCCCGGTCTTCCCGCCGCTGAGCCGGCGCGAGCGCAAGTCGGGTGCCCCCGCGACCGCGGCCACACCGGTGGCTCCCGCGACGCCGGCACGCGGCACGTTGTTCGGCTCGCGTCTCGTGGCGCGCGCCGCGACGGGCGCGGCGTTCGTCGGCGCCCTGGCGTGCGTGCCCATGATCATCCCCGGCACGGCGTCGGGCGACCTGGCCCCCGGCGGGCAGCAGGCGGACCTCGCCGACGACGAGGGGACGAACACCACGACCCTCGCTGCCGACGACGACATGATCGCCAAGGCGGAGGCTCTGCTGGCTCGCGCCGAGGCCTCCTCGACCCCCACCCATGAGCTCGAGACGGCGCGTGCCGAGCTCGTCGCGCTCAAGGAGTCGATCCTCGCCGAGCGCAGCGAGGGTTCGCAGCGGGCGTCGCGCTCGACCGAGCGCGCGTCGCTCGCGGACAGCGTCGAGGTCGCCGACACGACGGTCGCACAGGACGAGGTGGCGACAGGTCCGGTCACGACCGCAGACCTCGGCCAGGCGATGGACAAGATGGCCATGCAGCTCAACGACTTCGGCGAGACGTCCAAGTCGGTCGTCACCCCGGCCCCCGCGACCCCGGCAGAGCTCGCGGCCGAGCGCCGCGTCCGTGCGGCCACGCTGCTCGACCAGTGCGGCTCCGCCAACTTCGCGAACGGCAAGATCCCGGCGTCCGCACTCACGTCGTTGTCGTTCGCCCCGAGGCACTCGCTGCGCTGCGACGCGGCCGCGATGCTCGAGGAGCTGTCCGCCGCGTACGCGCAGCGGTTCGGTGCGGCCATCCCCATGACGGACTCGTACCGCTCCTTCTCGGAGCAGGTCTCGACCCGCGCCGCCAAGCCCGGCCTGGCGGCCGTCCCGGGGACGTCCAACCACGGCTGGGGTCTGGCGATCGACCTCGCCGCTCCGGCGTCGAGCCCGGGATCGGCACAGTACAAGTGGCTGCGCGCGAACGCCCCGCTGTACGGGTGGGACAACCCGGCGTGGGCTCGTCCCAACGGGTCGAAGCCCGAGCCCTGGCACTTCGAGTACGCGGCCGGCTGGTAG
- a CDS encoding sigma-70 family RNA polymerase sigma factor: MARWEQVLDEIVRTRRRALVGYAYLLCGDLREAEDLVQEGLVRTFRRGRAATDFQLAESYVRKAILTTYLDGFRRRRHWENVRHLLHDPGGTGETGPGTPAATDDRVDVQKALMTLSPRERACVVLRFYSDLTVRQVADQLSLGEGTVKRYLSDANSKLAACLGPIDTPSDDLDVTPLGGAR, from the coding sequence ATGGCCCGTTGGGAACAGGTGCTGGACGAGATCGTCCGCACCCGTCGGAGAGCGCTCGTGGGGTACGCGTACCTGCTGTGCGGCGATCTGCGGGAGGCCGAGGACCTCGTCCAGGAAGGACTCGTACGAACGTTCCGGCGCGGGCGTGCCGCGACCGACTTCCAGCTCGCCGAGAGCTACGTCCGCAAGGCGATCCTCACGACCTACCTCGACGGGTTCCGGCGACGACGCCACTGGGAGAACGTCCGGCACCTGCTCCACGACCCCGGCGGGACCGGAGAGACGGGACCGGGCACCCCGGCCGCCACGGACGACCGCGTCGACGTGCAGAAGGCACTCATGACGCTCTCGCCCCGTGAGCGTGCGTGCGTCGTCCTGCGCTTCTACTCCGACCTCACGGTCCGGCAGGTCGCCGACCAGCTCTCGCTCGGCGAAGGCACGGTCAAGCGCTACCTGAGCGATGCCAACAGCAAGCTCGCCGCCTGCCTCGGGCCGATCGACACCCCGTCCGACGACCTCGACGTCACTCCCCTGGGAGGAGCCCGATGA
- a CDS encoding DEAD/DEAH box helicase, with translation MPRPAPHPTTGSTSGGGHPPRVDALLDAWAAGDGSPAEVFWGAVCAEALGHVAAGRLVPAVAAGSAGWRVAPLDGAALDRVDALADAMPEGAEGALVGEIAPRADHDVDGFVLWEGSDRATRADTVRRIMDVVASTWVRRAATAVGVPPGPAGQLVEAAPDDRPAAEDEAQDGLAAWARDVAALLDPRVTVSLRLDPLSSDRPTADGDLARSDWLATVVTHGRDGARTADELWTAARTDPGARDALGDVLVRLRAGAHAWPPLDGLLDQPVPGDLVLAPADVRELLAGGAAALAATGIGVEWPASLAGQVRSVAVFSPTEAPDAAGALPALLRAGPVTDRSGVASSPMMLTHELTLDGVRLTAAEREHLARVHAEGRSAVVRLRGRWVLADPAAAHAATRRAAQPVSALDAVAAALTGVARVGEQDLAVTPTPWLDRLRAELEDPAPARDVVVPDGLDASLRDYQLDGLRWLARLTGLGLGACLADDMGLGKTITLIALHLHRARPDDAAPPQVGGAGTGPTLVVCPASLLGNWEQEIRRFAPGVAVRRFHGASRDLRGVDDGFVLTTYGTVLSDASRTTPVLGAHRWGLLVADEAQHVKNPGSGTAKALRTIPAEARVALSGTPVENNLTELWAVMDWLNPGLLGTRGQFRRRWADPIERTRDPVLAERLSRLVRPFLLRRRKSDPGIAPELPPKTVTDQVVPLTAEQVGLYEGAVRSALEEIDRAEGMGRRAMIGGLLTHLKQICNHPAQYLHEKDPRLSGRSGKLDAFIELVTTIRAEEGAVLVFTQYVAMARLLETYLGRRGVPTMLLHGGTPVAQREQMVARFQATEEMPPVFLLSLKAAGTGLNLTRADHVIHFDRWWNPAVEEQATDRAYRIGQTRPVQMHRLTSEGTIEEHIARMIESKRELADAVLGAGGVEGAISELSTAALAELVSLRSDERRRP, from the coding sequence GTGCCGCGACCAGCGCCACACCCGACCACCGGCTCGACCTCGGGCGGCGGGCACCCACCACGCGTCGACGCCCTGCTCGACGCCTGGGCGGCGGGAGACGGCAGCCCCGCCGAGGTGTTCTGGGGAGCAGTGTGCGCCGAGGCCCTGGGACACGTCGCGGCCGGTCGCCTCGTGCCCGCGGTCGCCGCAGGCTCCGCAGGGTGGCGGGTGGCCCCGCTCGACGGTGCCGCCCTCGACCGCGTGGACGCCCTTGCGGATGCCATGCCCGAGGGAGCCGAAGGGGCGCTGGTGGGCGAGATCGCCCCTCGCGCCGACCATGACGTCGACGGGTTCGTGCTCTGGGAAGGCTCCGACCGGGCGACGCGCGCCGACACCGTGCGGCGGATCATGGACGTGGTCGCGAGCACCTGGGTCCGACGCGCTGCGACGGCCGTCGGCGTGCCGCCGGGCCCGGCTGGGCAGCTGGTCGAGGCCGCCCCTGACGACCGACCTGCCGCGGAGGACGAGGCGCAGGACGGCCTCGCCGCCTGGGCCCGTGACGTCGCCGCGCTGCTCGACCCGCGGGTCACGGTGAGCCTCCGGCTCGACCCCCTGTCGAGCGACCGGCCCACCGCCGACGGCGACCTCGCGAGGAGCGACTGGCTCGCGACCGTCGTCACGCACGGTCGTGACGGTGCACGGACGGCCGACGAGCTGTGGACCGCCGCCCGCACGGACCCCGGCGCGCGCGACGCGCTCGGCGACGTCCTGGTCCGGCTGCGCGCGGGAGCCCATGCCTGGCCCCCGCTCGACGGGCTGCTCGACCAGCCCGTCCCCGGCGACCTCGTCCTCGCCCCGGCCGACGTGCGCGAGCTCCTCGCCGGGGGCGCTGCGGCACTCGCCGCGACGGGGATCGGCGTCGAGTGGCCCGCGAGCCTCGCCGGCCAGGTCCGGTCCGTCGCGGTCTTCTCGCCGACCGAGGCCCCCGACGCGGCCGGCGCCCTCCCCGCCCTGCTGCGTGCCGGGCCCGTCACGGACCGGTCAGGGGTCGCGTCGAGCCCCATGATGCTCACGCACGAGCTGACGCTCGACGGGGTCCGCCTCACTGCGGCCGAGCGCGAGCACCTGGCGCGCGTCCATGCCGAGGGGCGCTCCGCCGTCGTGCGCCTGCGGGGGCGGTGGGTCCTCGCCGACCCGGCCGCGGCGCACGCCGCGACGCGGCGCGCGGCCCAGCCCGTCTCAGCGCTCGACGCCGTCGCGGCAGCGCTCACGGGCGTGGCCCGCGTGGGAGAGCAGGACCTGGCCGTGACACCGACGCCGTGGCTCGACCGGCTCCGCGCCGAGCTCGAGGACCCGGCCCCGGCGCGCGACGTCGTCGTGCCGGACGGGCTGGACGCCTCGCTGCGCGACTACCAGCTCGACGGCCTGCGCTGGCTCGCGCGGCTGACCGGTCTGGGGCTCGGCGCGTGCCTCGCCGACGACATGGGCCTCGGCAAGACGATCACGCTCATCGCGCTGCACCTGCACCGCGCCCGGCCCGACGACGCCGCACCGCCGCAGGTGGGCGGCGCGGGCACGGGACCCACCCTGGTCGTGTGCCCGGCCTCCCTCCTGGGCAACTGGGAGCAGGAGATCCGCCGGTTCGCGCCCGGCGTCGCGGTGCGCCGATTCCACGGGGCGTCGCGCGACCTGCGTGGGGTCGACGACGGGTTCGTGCTGACGACCTACGGGACCGTCCTGTCCGACGCCTCCCGCACCACGCCCGTGCTGGGTGCGCACCGGTGGGGGCTCCTCGTCGCGGACGAGGCGCAGCACGTCAAGAACCCCGGGTCCGGCACCGCGAAGGCACTGCGCACGATCCCCGCCGAGGCGCGCGTCGCGCTGTCCGGGACCCCGGTGGAGAACAACCTCACCGAGCTGTGGGCCGTCATGGACTGGCTCAACCCGGGGCTCCTGGGCACGCGCGGGCAGTTCCGGCGACGTTGGGCAGACCCGATCGAGAGGACCCGCGACCCGGTCCTCGCCGAACGCCTCTCGCGCCTGGTGCGGCCGTTCCTGCTGCGGCGGCGCAAGTCCGACCCGGGGATCGCGCCCGAGCTGCCGCCCAAGACCGTGACCGACCAGGTGGTGCCGCTCACGGCCGAGCAGGTCGGGCTCTACGAGGGCGCGGTCCGGTCGGCCCTCGAGGAGATCGACCGGGCCGAGGGCATGGGGCGCCGCGCCATGATCGGCGGCCTGCTCACGCACCTCAAGCAGATCTGCAACCATCCGGCGCAGTACCTGCACGAGAAGGATCCCCGGTTGTCGGGGAGGTCGGGCAAGCTCGACGCGTTCATCGAGCTCGTCACGACGATCCGGGCCGAGGAGGGCGCGGTCCTCGTGTTCACGCAGTACGTCGCGATGGCCCGGCTGCTCGAGACGTACCTCGGCCGGCGCGGCGTGCCGACCATGCTGCTGCACGGCGGGACACCCGTGGCGCAGCGCGAGCAGATGGTCGCGCGCTTCCAGGCGACCGAGGAGATGCCGCCCGTGTTCCTGCTCTCGCTCAAGGCCGCCGGGACCGGTCTCAACCTCACCCGGGCCGACCACGTCATCCACTTCGACCGCTGGTGGAACCCCGCCGTCGAGGAGCAGGCGACCGACCGTGCCTACCGGATCGGGCAGACGCGACCCGTCCAGATGCACCGCCTGACCAGCGAGGGAACCATCGAGGAGCACATCGCCCGCATGATCGAGTCCAAGAGGGAGCTCGCCGACGCCGTGCTGGGCGCCGGGGGTGTCGAGGGAGCGATCTCGGAGCTCAGCACCGCGGCGCTCGCCGAGCTGGTGTCGCTGCGGAGCGACGAGAGGAGGCGCCCGTGA
- a CDS encoding TetR/AcrR family transcriptional regulator: protein MPTPTAPAPPATTPRDPARTLALLWGLHADRGARGPQQSRTPDEVASAAVGLADAEGALTGLSMRKVAAELGIGTMSLYTYVQNKDDLVDLVVDRAYGELYPHGEAPGATWQDRLRSVARANWDLFARHPWLLDIDLARPVLGPGETRKYDVELRAIDGIGLDDVAMDATVTLVVGQATTAARRARAARLAHEESGQTDDEWWAVNAPLLERISEMSTFAVAGRVGATVGEAQQSAYSAEAELEFGIDRIVAGVQALVA from the coding sequence GTGCCGACCCCGACGGCTCCCGCACCGCCCGCCACGACCCCGCGCGACCCCGCGCGCACCCTCGCCCTCCTGTGGGGCCTGCACGCGGACCGTGGCGCGCGCGGACCCCAGCAGTCCCGGACGCCCGACGAGGTGGCGAGCGCCGCCGTCGGGCTCGCGGACGCCGAGGGGGCGCTCACCGGCCTGTCCATGCGCAAGGTGGCCGCCGAGCTGGGGATCGGCACCATGTCCCTCTACACGTACGTCCAGAACAAGGACGACCTCGTCGACCTCGTGGTCGACCGTGCGTACGGCGAGCTCTACCCGCACGGGGAGGCCCCGGGAGCGACCTGGCAGGATCGCCTGCGCTCGGTGGCACGCGCCAACTGGGACCTGTTCGCGCGGCACCCGTGGCTCCTCGACATCGACCTCGCGCGCCCCGTCCTCGGCCCGGGCGAGACCCGCAAGTACGACGTCGAGCTGCGGGCGATCGACGGCATCGGGCTCGACGACGTCGCGATGGACGCGACCGTGACGCTCGTCGTCGGGCAGGCGACCACCGCGGCGCGGCGGGCGCGCGCGGCCCGGCTCGCGCACGAGGAGAGCGGGCAGACCGACGACGAGTGGTGGGCCGTGAACGCCCCGCTCCTCGAACGGATCAGCGAGATGAGCACGTTCGCCGTCGCCGGGAGGGTGGGTGCCACGGTCGGCGAGGCGCAGCAGTCCGCCTACTCGGCCGAGGCGGAGCTGGAGTTCGGGATCGACCGCATCGTCGCGGGCGTGCAGGCACTGGTCGCGTGA